Proteins encoded by one window of Nocardia goodfellowii:
- a CDS encoding LysR family transcriptional regulator gives MELRQLRYFVTVVEEANFTRAAARLHLAQPGLSAQIRQLERELGQPLLERGARSVTLTPVGAAVLPHARAALAAVEQVTQTVDEFTGLLRGQVRLGFVSGIAGEDFDLAAVLAEFHSDHPQVGISLSEHTSEEMLEALRHGDLDIALVGLTGADIDATLGVDIVLDTAVVAAVPAADEPARTRIPLAELAGRRLICLPRGTGLRGVLERACAAAGLTPEIAFEAANPGVLLQLAAHGLGTAVVPELSAAEAAEFGVRTMEITDPRLRGQLALVWRRDRPGNPATKVLLGQLRIALGR, from the coding sequence ATGGAACTGCGTCAGCTCCGCTACTTCGTCACGGTCGTGGAAGAAGCCAACTTCACCCGTGCCGCCGCGCGCCTGCACCTCGCCCAGCCGGGCCTCAGTGCGCAGATCCGGCAGCTGGAGCGCGAGCTGGGACAGCCGCTGCTGGAGCGCGGAGCCCGGTCGGTGACCCTCACGCCCGTCGGCGCGGCGGTGCTACCGCACGCCCGCGCCGCCCTGGCGGCGGTCGAACAGGTCACCCAGACCGTCGACGAATTCACCGGCCTGCTGCGCGGACAGGTCCGCCTCGGCTTCGTCTCCGGCATCGCGGGCGAGGATTTCGACCTCGCCGCCGTCCTCGCGGAATTCCACTCGGACCACCCGCAGGTCGGCATCAGTCTGAGCGAGCACACCTCCGAGGAAATGCTGGAAGCACTGCGGCACGGCGATCTGGATATCGCGCTGGTCGGGCTGACAGGCGCGGATATCGACGCGACCCTGGGTGTCGATATCGTGCTGGACACCGCCGTCGTCGCCGCGGTGCCCGCGGCCGACGAGCCCGCCCGCACCCGAATCCCGCTGGCCGAGTTGGCCGGACGGCGACTCATCTGCCTACCGCGCGGCACCGGCCTGCGTGGCGTCCTGGAGCGCGCCTGCGCCGCGGCCGGACTCACACCCGAGATCGCCTTCGAGGCCGCCAACCCGGGCGTCCTGCTGCAACTCGCCGCGCACGGCCTCGGCACCGCGGTGGTCCCCGAACTCTCCGCGGCGGAAGCGGCCGAATTCGGTGTCCGGACAATGGAAATCACCGATCCGCGGCTGCGCGGTCAACTCGCGCTGGTCTGGCGACGCGACCGCCCCGGCAATCCGGCGACGAAAGTCCTGCTGGGGCAACTACGCATCGCGCTGGGCCGATAA